In Archaeoglobus profundus DSM 5631, the sequence TAATTGAGATCGAAGGAGACAACAGCGTAGTATGGAAGAGTAGTGGTGTAAAAGGCGATTTGGGGACAGTTGCAGTGCTTGTGAATCTGGCTAAGGCTGTTGTGGGGTGTAGAGCTGGGCTAATTAAGATGACGGATTTGATTCCTTTCAAGTGGTAGCATGTTTCACGATTTATTCGGAATCGAAGTCTTGGAGGTAAAAGATGGATTTGCGAGGGTTAAGGCAAAGGTTAAGAAGGAATTTCTAAACATTCACGGCACAGCACACGGTGGGTTCATATTTACCTTAGCAGATACAGCTTTCGGCTTAGCAGTTAACTATGACTCCCCAAGAATGGCTATAAACGTCAACATCAACTTCATCAAGCCTGCATTTGAAGGGGACGAGCTTGTTGCTGAGGCTAGGGTTGAAGGTGGCGGGAAAAGGGTAAAGTTCTGTCTGTTAAGGGTTTACAGAGGCGATGATTTGATAGCTGAAGGAACTGCAATCGCTTACGGGATAAAAAAGGTTTAATGGGATAGCTTTTTCATTATTTTCCTGTAAATCCTACCTTGCAACCCGTGGAACCTTGAGAATCCTTCCGCATACTTTTGATCTATTGCTGTAGTATCGAATGAAGTTAGTTCCGGTTTATACAATGCGAAATCTGAATACCTCGCAACGGGCATTACATTTCCCTTGAATAACTTAACCTTGACCCATCCTGTAACTCTCTCCTGAGTCTTATCTATGAACGCGTTGAGGGCATCGAAGAGCGGATCGTTCGTTAGGCCGTAGTAAACGAGTTCAGCCCACTCCTCTTCAACAAACCTCTTAAACTTAAGCTCCCTCCTACTTAGAACTAGCCTTTCCAAATCCCTGTGAGCTGCTATGAGAATCGTAGCTGCTGGATGCTCGTAACATTCCCTTGACTTCAATCCCAAAACTCTATCCTCTATTATGTCGGTCCTGCCGACACCATGCTTACCTCCAATCTCGTTGAGTTTTCTGATGAGTTCTAGCCCGTCCATCCTTTCATCGTTCAAGGCAACCGGAATTCCCTTCTCAAAATCGATTTTTATAATTTCGGGCTCATCTGGAGCATCTTTAGGATCTGCAGTCCACTCCCAGATATCCTCAGGAATAAACGTTGGATCTTCCAGCTTACCTCCCTCAACGCTTCTGCTCCACAAGTTTTCATCAATACTGTACGGCTTTTCCTTCGTTGCAGGAACTTCTATACCTTTCTCCTTAGCGTACTCAATCTCCCACTCCCTCGTTAAATTCAACTCTCTCATCGGAGCTATAACCCTAAAACCGTACTGGTAAAACACGTTTTCAAATCTGAGCTGATCGTTTCCTTTGCCAGTGCAACCGTGTGCGATTGCATCTGCCCCCTCTTTTTTGGCAACTTCAACAACCTTTTCAGCTATAATCGGTCTCGCTAAAGCCGTTCCCAAAACGTAGCCTTCGTACTCTCCGTTAGCCTTTATCAACTGCATTAAAGCCTCGACAAACTCTTTCTTTGCATCAACTGTATAATGCTTGTCCGCATACTTCTTACCTCTCTCTTCAGCCTTTCTAATATCTTCTTCGGGCTGTCCTATGTCTACGGTTACAGTAATTACCTCATCAAAACCGTATTTTTCCTTAAGAAGGAATATCGCAACTGTTGTATCCAGCCCACCGGAATAGGATAAAACTACCTTGCTCATGCACGAAGTTAGGTGTTGCTATTTAAACCTTTAGAACCTCTCTTATTCTTTTCAGTACATCCTCTATTCCCTCTCCAGTTACGCTCGAAAAGGCCGGCAAATCTCTCTTGTCATGCAAATCCGCTTTACTGTAAACTACTATAACTGGAACATCGAAGTTCTCTTTAATCTCCTCCAAAAGCTTCATTTGAGGCTTCAAATCCATTGTAGGATCGATTATAAATAGGATACAGTTCGCGACATGCTTTAAGCAGAGAATAGCCTTTCTTTCTATCTCATTTCTCTTCTCAAGAGGCCTATCTAAGAGACCGGGAGTATCGATTATCTGTATTCTCTTACCTCTCTCAAGCTCTATGTATCCCACGTGAATACTCTTTGTCGTGAATGGATAGCTTGCTATTTCTGGCTTAACTGTTGAAACTTTAGCAACGAAGCTTGATTTACCGACATTTGGATAACCGGCAACGACTACCGTTGGCTCATCTGTTAGGGCTGGGATTTCCCTCAAAGTCTTTTTAAGCTCATTGAGAAATCTTAGTTCCTCATCTATCTGCTCAATAATAGATGAAATCCTACCGTAAGCAGATCTCAAAACCTGAACGGGATTTTTACCCCCTTTAATTTCTCTAACAGCCTTGTTTATTATTTTCTGTGTCATCTCGTTAGCCCAATTTAAAGCTGCTAAAGCCTTCTTAATCCTTCTGATACCTACGACTAGATCTATCATTTCCTTATAGAAATCTGGAAGGTTGTCGTAACTCGGATGAGACTTTATTATTTTATTAAAGTAATCCCTCAAAACGTTTGAAACTGTTGCAAGCTTGTTTAATGCCCTCTCTCTTGGCGTTCTACCTCCTACCTTTGAAGCTCTTCCGAAGGCTTTATCCAGAAGTTCTTCAGCTGTTAAGACTGTCGGTAACTTCTTCGCTTCGAACACGGCATTCACCTTGAAATTGAAATTGAGTGGAGTAATATAAATGTGTCTTCAGAGCATACCTCTCGACCTGAAAAACTCTTCATACTCCTGTAACCTGCTTTTAACGACATCTACAATCCTCTTTATTATTTTTGTAGACGAACAGTATTCGCACTCCTCCTTAGCCTTTATCCTTACAACCCTCGTGTTTAAACCCCTCTTTCTAAGCTCCTCTTCAAGCTTTTTCTCGTCAAAGTGCTGATCGTATCCTAACGCTATTATATCGGGCTTTAACTCCATTATCGGTTTGAATATGTCATGC encodes:
- a CDS encoding PaaI family thioesterase translates to MFHDLFGIEVLEVKDGFARVKAKVKKEFLNIHGTAHGGFIFTLADTAFGLAVNYDSPRMAINVNINFIKPAFEGDELVAEARVEGGGKRVKFCLLRVYRGDDLIAEGTAIAYGIKKV
- a CDS encoding adenylyltransferase/cytidyltransferase family protein; this translates as MVRVVATGTFDIIHPGHIRFLEEAKKLGDELIVIVAREKNVRHKPKPIIPEEQRVRVVSALKPVDKAILGDEHDIFKPIMELKPDIIALGYDQHFDEKKLEEELRKRGLNTRVVRIKAKEECEYCSSTKIIKRIVDVVKSRLQEYEEFFRSRGML
- a CDS encoding argininosuccinate synthase; protein product: MSKVVLSYSGGLDTTVAIFLLKEKYGFDEVITVTVDIGQPEEDIRKAEERGKKYADKHYTVDAKKEFVEALMQLIKANGEYEGYVLGTALARPIIAEKVVEVAKKEGADAIAHGCTGKGNDQLRFENVFYQYGFRVIAPMRELNLTREWEIEYAKEKGIEVPATKEKPYSIDENLWSRSVEGGKLEDPTFIPEDIWEWTADPKDAPDEPEIIKIDFEKGIPVALNDERMDGLELIRKLNEIGGKHGVGRTDIIEDRVLGLKSRECYEHPAATILIAAHRDLERLVLSRRELKFKRFVEEEWAELVYYGLTNDPLFDALNAFIDKTQERVTGWVKVKLFKGNVMPVARYSDFALYKPELTSFDTTAIDQKYAEGFSRFHGLQGRIYRKIMKKLSH
- a CDS encoding NOG1 family protein — translated: MFEAKKLPTVLTAEELLDKAFGRASKVGGRTPRERALNKLATVSNVLRDYFNKIIKSHPSYDNLPDFYKEMIDLVVGIRRIKKALAALNWANEMTQKIINKAVREIKGGKNPVQVLRSAYGRISSIIEQIDEELRFLNELKKTLREIPALTDEPTVVVAGYPNVGKSSFVAKVSTVKPEIASYPFTTKSIHVGYIELERGKRIQIIDTPGLLDRPLEKRNEIERKAILCLKHVANCILFIIDPTMDLKPQMKLLEEIKENFDVPVIVVYSKADLHDKRDLPAFSSVTGEGIEDVLKRIREVLKV